One bacterium DNA window includes the following coding sequences:
- a CDS encoding site-specific integrase translates to MKTNHLSTYIRSFLEDYLTLQKNFSRNTILSYRDTIKLFLTFTAVERKKSVTNLTLGDLSPKIVIHFLQHLEEERANSKQTRNIRLACLHSLFRYLANREPLISEHCQRILAIPFKRNFSSSIVEYLEREEMKAILKAVDCRNLDGYRNYTLFFFMYNTGARVGEVVSLYVRALQLERPFQVRFRGKGEKERLCPLWPETARLLRSLLKQRGVDSKSDAPVFVNHRGQRLTRYGVRYLLDKYIQIAARKCPSLKGKHIHPHSIRHTTAMHLLQSEVDINTIRAWLGHAHLETTNRYAEINLEMKRKALDNYLPITKTKTPWKPSQQLLQWLESL, encoded by the coding sequence ATGAAAACTAACCATTTATCTACCTACATTCGGAGTTTTCTGGAGGATTATCTAACCCTGCAGAAGAATTTTAGTCGAAATACCATTCTCAGTTACCGGGATACGATCAAGCTATTTCTCACTTTCACTGCTGTTGAGAGGAAAAAATCGGTCACTAATTTGACTTTGGGCGATCTATCCCCAAAGATTGTGATTCATTTCCTCCAGCATCTTGAAGAAGAGCGGGCCAATAGCAAACAGACCAGAAACATTCGTCTCGCCTGCCTGCATAGTCTCTTTCGCTATTTGGCTAATCGTGAGCCACTCATTTCCGAGCATTGCCAGCGTATTTTAGCCATTCCTTTCAAACGCAACTTTAGTAGCTCTATTGTTGAGTATCTGGAGCGAGAAGAAATGAAGGCAATCCTTAAGGCAGTAGATTGCAGAAATCTGGATGGCTATCGGAACTATACACTTTTCTTTTTTATGTATAACACTGGAGCCCGGGTAGGGGAGGTCGTAAGTCTTTATGTCCGAGCACTTCAATTGGAACGGCCGTTCCAGGTTCGCTTTCGGGGAAAAGGAGAAAAGGAGCGTCTTTGTCCTTTATGGCCAGAGACAGCCAGGCTGCTACGCTCTTTACTTAAACAAAGAGGAGTTGACTCTAAATCAGATGCCCCGGTTTTCGTAAATCATAGAGGTCAGCGCTTAACCCGTTATGGTGTTCGATATCTGCTAGACAAGTACATCCAGATTGCTGCTAGAAAATGCCCCTCTTTGAAAGGCAAACACATCCATCCCCATTCAATCCGCCATACCACCGCCATGCATCTACTTCAGTCAGAGGTAGATATTAATACCATTCGTGCCTGGCTGGGACATGCACATCTCGAAACAACCAATCGTTATGCTGAAATCAATCTTGAGATGAAACGCAAGGCTCTGGATAACTACTTACCAATCACGAAAACCAAAACTCCCTGGAAACCGAGTCAGCAACTGCTTCAGTGGTTAGAGTCCCTGTGA